The Nocardioides marmorisolisilvae genomic interval CACCGGGCCGCGCCCGACCTTCCCGCGCCCGACGCCACCGGACCGATCAAGAGCTGCTGCCACGCGTTGCTGCCGAACACCGAGTCCAGACCTCCCTGTGAGCTCACCCTGACCCGACGGCCGTTGCCGGCGTAGGCCACTCCCGTACGGGCATCGTACGGGGCGACCCGGTACGCCGAAGACGTCGACGCGTCGAGCCCCGGTGCCATGTTCACGCCTCGTTGCTCGATGGGGTCGGACCCGGTGTAACCCGGCTGCGCCCGCGGGTCGGTGCACTTGGCCGGGAAGAGCGGCAGGTCGCGCAGGTCGTTCCCGTTCGGCCAGTCCTTAGCCGGCATGTAGCCCTGGGTGCACGGCGGTGTGGTGTAGGAGTACTGCATGTTGAGGTGCCCGTAGCCGTCGCCCGGGGTGCCGGTGAAGCCGTTGGAGACCACAGCGGGGAAGGTCACCAGGGTCTGCTCCAGGGCAGGCAACCGGGCGGTGACCACCTGGTTCACCGTCACCAGGTTGCTGATGAAGACCGGCAGCACCGGCTCCAGGCCGGTGAGCAGGGAGTTGACCTCCCGCACCGCCGGGCCGCCGCCCTGCAGGATCGTGCGCAGCTGTGGGTCGGAGACCTTCAGCGTCTGGCTCAGCCGGGCCAGGCCGCGGGCGAACGACACGATGTCACCCTTGTGGGCCTGCTGGGTGCGGAGCACGTCCTTGCCGGAGTCGAGCAGCCTGATCGTGGCGTCCTGGTGCGCCCGCGCCTGTTGCACGAAGGTGCTCCCCGAGTCGACGATCCGGCCCAGGGCATCGGCGTTGCCCTGGAAGACCTGCCCGAGCTCCTTGACGACCGAGCGCAGGTCGTTTCCGTTGACCGAGCTGACGAACCTGGACAGCTTCGTGAGCAGGTCGTTCGTCGACTCCGGGAGGCTCGCACGGGTGCCGACGAAGGTGTGGCCGGCGCCGGCGTACGGGCCCTGCGACGAAGGCGGCTCGAAGTCGAGGTACTGCTCGCCTACCGCAGTCAGGTTGTGCACCGAGAACGGCGAGTCCACTGGAATGTGGGTGCCCTGCGCTAGCGACAGGGTCGCCCGCACGCCGTCACGGGTGACCTGCATGCCGGACACCTTGCCCACCTTCACGCCCCGGTAGTCGACCTCGCTGCCGACGTAGAGACCGCCGGAGCCGGGCAGGGTGGCATGCACGGTCAGCCCACGGCCGAGCACGCGGTCGACGATGCCGAGATAGCTGGCCGCGACGTAGACGATGCCCACGGCCGCGAGCAGCACGAAGGTGATCAGCCGGACCTTCACTCCCCGGGTCATCGGCCACCTCCCAGCAGCCCGAGCAGGCCGCCGGACGGAGCCGACGACCCGAGACCGAGTCCGCCGAGCAGACCGCCTGACGACGACCCGCTGCCCAGGCCGAGCCCGCCGAGGTCGATCCCCTTCAAGGGGTTGGACCGAGCCTTCGCGTGGGTCCTGATGCGCCGTGGCGTGCCCGATGTCGTGGTTGAGGCGCTGGACGCGGGCACCGGGGCGCAGAACAGGTTCACCTTGAGTGCGCTGCACAACGCCGACATCAGTTGGCCGCACGACTCCTGACCGGCGTAGACCGCACACAGCTGGCTGACGTTCGGCAGCCCCGTGTCACCGCCCTTGAGCGCTGCACTAAGGACCTTGTTGAGGTCGAAGTCCATCGCGAACAGTGCGTTCGAGTAGTCACCCTTGGCGAGTGACGCGGCCTCCTTGGGGAACGGGAAGCTCGCCATCATCATCACACCGCGGGGCAGGGAGTTGCCGGCATCGGCCAGCCGACGAAGCGTCGGCGCGAGATGGCGCAGTGTCCCCACGATGTTGGCCTTGCTGCGGTGGATCACCCGGGTGCCGACCCTCCCGAGCTCGTCGAGTGAGCGCAGCATCTTCATCAGAGCACCGTGCTGCTGGTTGAGCACCTTCAGCGCCGGCCCGAAGGAGTCGATGGCGGCGCCGACCGTCTTCTTCTCCCTGTTCAGGGTCGCTGTCAGCCGGTTGATCGACTCCATCGCGCTGATGATGTCGTCCTTCTGGCCGTCCAGCGAGGTAGCCAGCGCGTCGACCTGGCTGAGCAGGTCGCGGATGTCGGACTGTCGTCCGTCCATCATCTTGTTCAGCTCCGCGCTGATCGTCTTGAGCTGCCCGACGCCTCCGCCGGAGAGCAGGAACGACAGCGCGCCCAGCACCTCCTCCACCTCGGGGTTGCGAGTGGTGCGGGAGAGCGGGATGAAGGCACCGTCGGTCAACCGGCCGTCCTTCGCGACGCTCGCACCGGGCGGCTTCAGCAGCGCGATGTACTTCTCCCCCAGCAGGCTGGTCTGGCGTACGTCGGCCTCTGCGTTGCTCGGCAGCACGATGTCCTTGCGGACGGTCATCGTCACGCGGGCGTGCCAGCCGACCCGACGGACCGAGTCGACCTGCCCGACCGGGACGTCGTTGGCCATCACCAGCGTGCGCGGCACCACGTTGACCACGTCGTTGAAGTCGGCGGTGACCTGGTAGCCGTCGGAGCTGCTCACCACCTTGCCGGGCAGAGGCAGGTCGTAGGCGCCGTGGAAGCCGCAGCCGCTCAGGGCCAGCGCACCCACGGCGGCGAGGATCACGAGGGTCCAGTGCGCCCGCGGTCGCGAGGCGACGGCTCGGCGAGGGGTCCTTCGTGTCATCACAGACCTCCCCCGAGCAGCCCGCCGAGCCCGTTCGCCGGGGCGGCCGCCCCCATCCCACTGGTGCCCGGGGTCGGCGCCGACAGCAGCCCGGCACCGAGATCGGCGGCGTTGGGCAGCAGCGCCTTGAGCAGGGTGCAGGCCTGGTCTGCGTTGGGCATGTGGTTGACCTGGACCACGTTGCAGATCATGTTGCCGAAGTCGAGCGCGGTCGGACCGAGCTGCAGTCGGATCCCGACGGTCCCGGTCTTCGGGTCGAACGCCTCGGCCAGGTTGCCCAGACCGAGCGGTGCCAGCGTGAGCACCTTCGCCAGGGTCTGCTTCTTGCGGGCCAGCACACCGACGGTGGTGGTGAGCTGCTTGATGTCGCCCACGAGCATGCCCTTGTTGTCGTGCACGAAGTTGCGCACCGTCGAGAGCGCGTTCGCGATCGCCACCAGTGCCTTGCGCAGGTCGCCTCGCTCACCGGCGAGCTGGGTCGAGGCCTGGGACAGGTGGTCCATGAACCGGCCGACCACCTTGTCGTTGGCCTGCAGGGTCTGGGTGACGGACGCCAGGCTGTCGACGGTGTCGAACAGCTGGCCGGAGTTGTCGCCGAGCGTCTGCACCGCGCCCGCCAGGTTGGCCAGCATCTGGTGTCCGAGCCTGCCGTTTCCCTTCAACGCGTGCGCACCCGACCGCAGCAGCTGGTTGAGTGCGCCGGACTTGTTCGCCCCGTTGGGGCCGAGCGCGTTGGTCAGGTCCGCGAGGCTGGAGTAGATCTGGTCGAGCTCGACCGGGACCGCGGTACGCGAGATCGGGATGTCGCCACCGTCGGGCAGCGTCGCGCCGCCGCCGTACGCCGGGGCCAGTTGCACGAACCGGTCCGCGACGAGCGTCGGGGTGACCACCGCTGCCTTCACGTCGGCCGGCAGCCGGTACTTCGCGTCGTACTCGATGTCGACCCTGACGCTGTCGCCCTCGGGCACGACGGCGGTGACGCGTCCCACCGGCACTCCCATGATGTCGACGTCGGTGCCCTTGTAGACGCTGACCGCCTGCGGGAAGTGGGCGGTGACGGTCCGGGTGCCGGAGCCGCCGGAGAACGCGAGGAAGCCGGCAACCACTGCGAGGGCGAGTACGACGGCGGCGAGGACACGACCGTTGATCCGGGAGAGCATCACTTGTACGTCCTCTTCCCCGGCGCGAACTCACCGGTCGCGAGGTTCACCAGGTTCGGCACGTAGGCGTCGAACCAGGGGCCGGTCCCGATGATGTTGATCAGGATCGACGCGTAGGGACCGTAGTTCTTGATCGTGTCGCTCAGCTCCTGCTTGCGCTGGTTCAAGAACGTGAGGGCGCGGTGCAGCTCGTCGAGTGCCGGCCCGATCTGCTTCTGGTTGTCCGCGGCCAGTCCGCGCAGCTGTACGGCGAGCGTGCGGGCGTTGACCAAGAGCGAGTGGATGGCTGCGCGCCTGCGGATCAGCTCGCGGAACACCAGGTCGCCCTGCTTCATCAACGTGACCAGGTCGCCCTTGCGCTGGTCGATGAGGTGGGTGACGTGCTGGGCGTGGGTGAGGAGCGCGCTGATGTCACCGTCACGCGACGCGATCGTCCGGGACAGCCGCGAGAGACCGGTGAAGCTCGACCGCACCTGCGGCGCCGCCGCGTCGATGGTCGTGGCAAGCGTGCTCAGCGCCTTCGAGAGCTGAGGCTTGTTGATCTTCTCGGTGGTGTGGGTCAGCTCGCCGAGCGTGCCCACGATGTCGTAGCCGGCACTGGTCCGGTCCAGCGGGATCGTCGAGCCGCCCGATAGCGTCCCCGACCCCTTCGGCACGAGTTGGAGGTACTTCTCACCGAGGAGGTTGAGCACCTGCACCGAGGCCGTCGTACGGTCCCCGAGCTCGGCGTGATGGACGTCGAAGTCGACCACCACCTTGGTCCCCTCGACATGCAGCGCGTTCACGCGCCCCACGCGGATCCCGGCGATCTCGACGATGTTGCCGACGTGCAGCCCACTGGCGTCGGTGAGCTCGGCGTGGAAGCCGGTCCCCCGGAAGCCCGGGAACTTCTGCAGGTTGAACGAGGCGGCCATCGCCAGCGCCAGCACCAGCAGCGCGATGGCGCCCATCCTCATCAGGTGGCGGTCGGTACGGCGGGCCATCAGTCGCACCTCTTGGCCGTGCTGTAGACCGACATGTTCTCGTTGATCTGCTGCTGGAGCTTGACCATCATCTGGTCCAGCGGGGCTCCGGCGGCGCCGAGTCCGAGCAGCTGCCCGAGCTTGGGCAGGATCACCTTCCCGGTGAAGTCGCAGAGGTAGTAGTTGTACCAGGAGCCGAAGGTGCCGATCCTGGCCTGGCGACGAAGCGTCGTCGGCAGCCGCTTGAGGGTGTCCGACATCAGCTTCTGGTTGGCCGGTCGGTTCAGGATGCTCATCACCCGGCGCAGCTGGGCGATGTCCTGCTTGGCGTAGGGGCGCGCGCCGGTGACGAGGCCGGCGACCTCATGGGTCAGGCTCGAGACGTTCTGCAGCGACGCCCCGATCGCCTTCCTGTCGGTGGAGAGGTGGCCGAGCCAGTCCCGCAGCTGGACGACGAGCCGGGTGAGCTGTTGATGCCGGTCGTCGACGGTCTTCAGGGTCCCGGAGAGGTTGGAGATCACCTCGCCGACGAGCTGGTCACGGTCCGCCAGTGCGTTGGTCAGCGATGCGGTCCGGGCCAGCAGTCCCTGGATCGTGCCGCCCTCGCCCTGCAGGACCCGCACGAGGTTCATCGACAGCTTGTTGACGTCGGCGGGGGTGAGTGCCTGGAACAGCGGCTGGAAGCCGTTGAAGAGCGCGGTGAGGTCCAGCGCCGGGGTGGTCTGCGACATCGGGATCGTCGCCCCCGGTCGGAGCCTCGGTGCTCCGGGCTTGCCCTGGGTGAGTGCCAGGTAGCGATCGCCGACCAGGTTGAGGAACCGCACCTGGGCGCCGGAGGCGGTGGTCATCGGCACTCCGGACTGGACCTTGAACGTCACGATCGCGTGGTCACGGCCCTCGAGTGAGACGTCCTTGACCTCTCCGACCGAGACACCGGCGACGCGTACGTCATCGCCCTTCTTCAGCTCGCTCGCGCTCGAGAACAGCGCGTGGTACTGGCTCTGGCTGCCGAAGCCGAAGTGGCCCATGATCACCGCCAGCAGCCCCGTGACCAGGATCGACACCAGCGTGAAGATGCCCAGCTTGACCGCCGCGATCGCGGTCTTCGTGTTCCGCCCGCTCATGGCGCGGTCCCCGGCGGGTTGTCCTGCGGCGTACCGTCCTTGAGGGGTACGTACGGCAGAGGTGGACCCTGCTTGGGATGCGGCAGCCCGAGGCACCACGGCCCGTGCCCGACCTCGCCGTAGACCGGTCGGTCGGCGCGGCCGTACGCCGGGCGCTGGTCGCCGCTGAGGATCATGGTCTGGCTCACCCGGCTGTGCCGGAAGATCTGGTTGAGCCGGCCGGTGTAGCGGTCCAAGCCCTTGAGCAGGCAGGGGAACTCGGGAGAGTAGGTGTCCAGCAGCCCGGTCAACGGCACGGCCAGAGCGGCCTCCTCCTCGATCCCGGGGCCATTGCGGGACAGCACGCGGGTGGCGGTGTCGGACATCGTGGTCAGGTCGGTGAGGAAGCCGCCGAGCCTGGTCTGCTGGGTGGTGACGGTGTGCGCGGTGGTAGTCGCGTTGCGCAGCAGCCGGACCAGGTCGGGCGCAGCCAGCGAGTAGGTGTTCGCCACGTCGGCCAGCTCGCGCATGTCGGTGCGCAGCGTCGGCAGGTGGACGTTCATCGTGCGCAGGTAGGCGTCCAGCTCCTGCATCGTGCGGCCGATCTGGTTGCCGCGCCCGGTGAGCGCGGTGGCCAGCGCGTGCAGCGTCGTGTCCAGATCGGCCGGACGCACCGAACGCAGCAGCGGGAACAGCCTCGCCAGGATCGACTCGAGCTCGACACTGGTCTGCACCCGCGACGCCGGGATCACGGTGCCGTCGGTCAGCGGCTGGGCCGCAGGCACCTTGGGGTCGACGAACTCGACGTACTTCTGGCCGAACAGCGTGGTG includes:
- a CDS encoding MCE family protein → MTRRTPRRAVASRPRAHWTLVILAAVGALALSGCGFHGAYDLPLPGKVVSSSDGYQVTADFNDVVNVVPRTLVMANDVPVGQVDSVRRVGWHARVTMTVRKDIVLPSNAEADVRQTSLLGEKYIALLKPPGASVAKDGRLTDGAFIPLSRTTRNPEVEEVLGALSFLLSGGGVGQLKTISAELNKMMDGRQSDIRDLLSQVDALATSLDGQKDDIISAMESINRLTATLNREKKTVGAAIDSFGPALKVLNQQHGALMKMLRSLDELGRVGTRVIHRSKANIVGTLRHLAPTLRRLADAGNSLPRGVMMMASFPFPKEAASLAKGDYSNALFAMDFDLNKVLSAALKGGDTGLPNVSQLCAVYAGQESCGQLMSALCSALKVNLFCAPVPASSASTTTSGTPRRIRTHAKARSNPLKGIDLGGLGLGSGSSSGGLLGGLGLGSSAPSGGLLGLLGGGR
- a CDS encoding MCE family protein; the protein is MARRTDRHLMRMGAIALLVLALAMAASFNLQKFPGFRGTGFHAELTDASGLHVGNIVEIAGIRVGRVNALHVEGTKVVVDFDVHHAELGDRTTASVQVLNLLGEKYLQLVPKGSGTLSGGSTIPLDRTSAGYDIVGTLGELTHTTEKINKPQLSKALSTLATTIDAAAPQVRSSFTGLSRLSRTIASRDGDISALLTHAQHVTHLIDQRKGDLVTLMKQGDLVFRELIRRRAAIHSLLVNARTLAVQLRGLAADNQKQIGPALDELHRALTFLNQRKQELSDTIKNYGPYASILINIIGTGPWFDAYVPNLVNLATGEFAPGKRTYK
- a CDS encoding MlaD family protein, translated to MTRGVKVRLITFVLLAAVGIVYVAASYLGIVDRVLGRGLTVHATLPGSGGLYVGSEVDYRGVKVGKVSGMQVTRDGVRATLSLAQGTHIPVDSPFSVHNLTAVGEQYLDFEPPSSQGPYAGAGHTFVGTRASLPESTNDLLTKLSRFVSSVNGNDLRSVVKELGQVFQGNADALGRIVDSGSTFVQQARAHQDATIRLLDSGKDVLRTQQAHKGDIVSFARGLARLSQTLKVSDPQLRTILQGGGPAVREVNSLLTGLEPVLPVFISNLVTVNQVVTARLPALEQTLVTFPAVVSNGFTGTPGDGYGHLNMQYSYTTPPCTQGYMPAKDWPNGNDLRDLPLFPAKCTDPRAQPGYTGSDPIEQRGVNMAPGLDASTSSAYRVAPYDARTGVAYAGNGRRVRVSSQGGLDSVFGSNAWQQLLIGPVASGAGRSGAAR
- a CDS encoding MCE family protein; protein product: MLVNITHDTGREHTRLFVAGVAYLTVVALLIGLSIAIYQKVFTPVTMVTVKADRAGLQLARFGDVRMHGVLVGQIRSITQDGHQAVIKLGLQPSQAREIPDNVSVKILPTTLFGQKYVEFVDPKVPAAQPLTDGTVIPASRVQTSVELESILARLFPLLRSVRPADLDTTLHALATALTGRGNQIGRTMQELDAYLRTMNVHLPTLRTDMRELADVANTYSLAAPDLVRLLRNATTTAHTVTTQQTRLGGFLTDLTTMSDTATRVLSRNGPGIEEEAALAVPLTGLLDTYSPEFPCLLKGLDRYTGRLNQIFRHSRVSQTMILSGDQRPAYGRADRPVYGEVGHGPWCLGLPHPKQGPPLPYVPLKDGTPQDNPPGTAP
- a CDS encoding MlaD family protein codes for the protein MSGRNTKTAIAAVKLGIFTLVSILVTGLLAVIMGHFGFGSQSQYHALFSSASELKKGDDVRVAGVSVGEVKDVSLEGRDHAIVTFKVQSGVPMTTASGAQVRFLNLVGDRYLALTQGKPGAPRLRPGATIPMSQTTPALDLTALFNGFQPLFQALTPADVNKLSMNLVRVLQGEGGTIQGLLARTASLTNALADRDQLVGEVISNLSGTLKTVDDRHQQLTRLVVQLRDWLGHLSTDRKAIGASLQNVSSLTHEVAGLVTGARPYAKQDIAQLRRVMSILNRPANQKLMSDTLKRLPTTLRRQARIGTFGSWYNYYLCDFTGKVILPKLGQLLGLGAAGAPLDQMMVKLQQQINENMSVYSTAKRCD
- a CDS encoding MCE family protein, yielding MLSRINGRVLAAVVLALAVVAGFLAFSGGSGTRTVTAHFPQAVSVYKGTDVDIMGVPVGRVTAVVPEGDSVRVDIEYDAKYRLPADVKAAVVTPTLVADRFVQLAPAYGGGATLPDGGDIPISRTAVPVELDQIYSSLADLTNALGPNGANKSGALNQLLRSGAHALKGNGRLGHQMLANLAGAVQTLGDNSGQLFDTVDSLASVTQTLQANDKVVGRFMDHLSQASTQLAGERGDLRKALVAIANALSTVRNFVHDNKGMLVGDIKQLTTTVGVLARKKQTLAKVLTLAPLGLGNLAEAFDPKTGTVGIRLQLGPTALDFGNMICNVVQVNHMPNADQACTLLKALLPNAADLGAGLLSAPTPGTSGMGAAAPANGLGGLLGGGL